The Leclercia adecarboxylata region CCATCGACTCAAACGGAGGGTATGAGGCTTCGGTGGCAAAACGAATGGTCTGAGCTGCGGTGGCAGAGAGGCTAACGCTTGCAAGCAGCGCGGCAATCACTATTTTTTTCATTGTCGTTCTCTCGATTCGATTAGTGAGACAGATAATTTCTGAATGCGTCGGTCTGCGGCTCGGCAAAGCAGCGCGCATCCCCTTGCTCCACGATATGACCGTTTTCCATATAGACCACACGGCTGGCGGTTTTACGCGCCACTTCCACTTCGTGGGTCACGATCACCTGGGTAATGTTGGTCTCCGCCAGTTCGCGAATGATGCTGACGATCTGGGCCGTGATTTCCGGGTCCAGCGCGGCAGTCGGTTCGTCAAACAGCAACACGGCGGGCTCCATCATCAGGGCGCGGGCGATGGCCACACGCTGCTGTTGACCGCCGGAAAGGTGCAGCGGATAACGGTCGCTGTACGGCTTCAGGCGCAGGCGTTCAAGCAGTTTCTCAGCTCGCGCCAGCGCCTGCTCTTTGGAGAGGCCCAGCACGCGGCACGGCGCCTCGATCAGATTCTGCTGCACGGTGAGGTGCGGCCAGAGATTATATTGCTGGAACACCATGCCGACGTTCTGACGCAGATCGCGGATCGCTTTCTCAGAAGGCGCTTTGGCAAAATTGAAGTGATTACCCGCGATATCCAGCGTGCCGGAGCGGGGCATTTCAAGCAGATTGAGGACGCGAAGCAGCGAGCTTTTACCCGCACCGCTTGGGCCTAACAGGACCAGCGTCTCGCCCTCAGGGCAATTCAGTGTGATGTCGAACAGCGCCTGGTGTGCGCCGTAAAAGCAGTTAATGCCGTTTAGTTGAATACTCATCGGGGCAGTCTTTACTCATCCAGGCAATCTATAGCAATTGAGGCCGCAAATAGTACCGTTGACAGAATAGTTATGCAATATAACTGCGTTAAAAGTTAAATATAAACCGTATCTATACCTAAACATAGCACAAAATAGCGGAAGGTAATGTCGACGAGAATAAATGTCGGCATTCCTCACGAAATGCCAGACATTTTACGGGGTTTTCCCTGCTTAACGGCCTGAAGCGCGCCTGTTTAGCGGTTTTCAATCGACTGGCGCAGCGTGCCGGCCGGGGCGTGGACGCTGCCGCCAAGGTAGCGTACGTCGTCGATGGCCCAGCACTGGCCTTCACGGATCATCAGCACCTCATCCTGCCAGGTCTGGCTGCCCTGGGTCAGCTTGACGCGCAGCGGAATATTTCGCGCATCGGTATTCGGGATGGTGGAGGCGCTGGAGACTTCGGCCTTTTCAGGGGCGGTGGTGCGGCTGGAGAACGGATCGTCTTTCAGCAGGTTACTGTGCTGGGGATCGCGGCTGGCATCGCTCAGCAGCTGGGCCAGATTGTCGCTCAGATAAGGGCGCAGGGCGGTGAAGTCGTTGCTGCGGTGCGTAATGCGGTAGTCATAAAATTGTTGAGCCACGGCATCCGGCCCGCCGGTAACGCAGCTGCCGCTGCGGGTACCGATGTCCTTAAAGGCCGGGGTGACTGGCGTCGTGCAGGCGCTGAGCAGCAGCGCGCAAGGCACTAAAAGCGTCAAAGCAGAATAGCGCATGATGATTTCCTTATTAGGCTGCAATAATTAACTAACCTTTAAATGATAGCGTAACGAGCAGATAATGGTTTTGTTCTTAAACGGTTAGGTATGTTACACGGAGACGAAGATGCAATTTTCAACGACCCCCACTCTGGAAGGACAACCCATCAGCGAATACTGCGGCGTGGTGACCGGTGAAGCGATTCTCGGTGCCAATGTTTTCCGCGACTTTTTTGCCGGTATCCGCGATATCGTCGGCGGCCGCTCCGGCGCCTATGAAAAAGAGCTGCGTAAAGCCCGTGAAATCGCCTTTAAGGAGATGGGTGAGCAGGCGAAAGCCATGGGCGCAGACGCCGTGGTGGGCATCGATATTGACTACGAAACCGTCGGCAAAGACGCCAGCATGCTGATGGTCAGCGTCAGCGGTACGGCGGTGAAAACGCGCCGATGAAGCCGTTATTTGCGCCCGTCTTGCTGGCGTTACTGCTGGCAGGCTGTGCGGCAGAAAAAGGGGTTGTCGAGAAAACGGCCTATGAGCTGGATACCCGGCGGCAGGCCCAGGCGGCTTACCCGCGTATCAAGGTGCTGGTGATCCACTACACCGCCGACGATTTTGACAGTTCCCTGGCGACCCTGACCGATAAAAACGTCAGCTCCCACTATTTGATCCCGGCGATCCCGCCCCGGCACAACGGCAAGCCGCGGATCTGGCAACTGGTGCCGGAGCGCGATCTGGCCTGGCACGCCGGGGTGAGCTTCTGGCGGGGCGCCACGCGTATTAATGACACTTCTATTGGCATTGAGCTGGAGAACCGCGGCTGGCAAAAAACAGACGGCCAGAAACGCTTTGTGCCGTTCGAACCGGCGCAAATCGCCGCCCTGATCCCGCTGGCGAAGGACATTATCCAGCGCTACGACATCAAACCGCAAAACGTGGTGGCCCACGCGGACATCGCCCCGCAGCGCAAGGACGATCCCGGGCCTCTGTTCCCCTGGCAGGCGCTGGCGCAGCAGGGGATCGGTGCCTGGCCGGATCCCGCCCGGGTCGCGTTTTATCTTAACGGACACCCGCCGTATCAGCCGGTAGAGACGTCAGCCTTGCTCGATCTGCTGGCCCGCTACGGTTATCAGGTGCCTGAAGATATCTCTCCGGCACAGCAGAAAAGAGTCATCATGGCGTTTCAGATGCATTTTCGTCCGCAGCGGTGGAATGGTATTGCTGACAGAGAAACGATGGCTATCGCCGAAGCGTTGTTAGAGAAGTACGGCGCGGGATGATCCTGAAACGCAACCTTTATGTGCGCTCCCTTATAATCATTGAGATTAATCTTAGGTACATAGGTAATTAACTTATAGTTAATTGACTTAAATTTACCCAGAATTACTATGTACCCATAGCTTGCTAAGCAATTTGGCAAATAAAAAATGCATTGAGACTCACTCTCAATTAATAAACAACTTTTTCATTTAAACTCGGTCGTTTTATCTGCTGCGACAGGATCGTCGCACGGACACCTTTTAATAAAAAAAACCTAAACAGGCATATTATGTTAAGCATTTACAGTAAAAACAGCCGCCCGCAACAGGCGATGGAAGCGATTGTTGCAGCAACTGCAGGTTGCCCGGAAAAAACATTAAAGAAATGGCAGAAAATTGTTACAGCCGACCCTGACCATATTCACATTGTTGTCAGCGGTGAAGTAGAAATCCGCCGTAACTCTGATGAGTTAAGCATGTTTATCATGCGCCAGTCGGGTTTTTTAGGGGTCTCCGCTATCTACAGCAATGCGTGCCATATGTACGGTCTGGCCCGTACCACCACGGTTATCCGTACCATTAAAAAAACGGAATTTGAACGTCTGATTACCGAAAATAACCTCTGGGCAGAATTTACTCAGGTGCTGGTCTGGTATATTAGTATCCTCAGTAAACGTGACGATGTTCTGGTTGCCCGCAGCGCCTATTCCGTGGTGCGCGAATTCCTGCTTGAAATTAACGACCTTATTGTTCAGCATAAACGAGATGTTAATGTTTATGACTATATTCAGGAATACACTAACCTGGCCCGCAGTACGATAATTAAAATTCTTTCCGACCTGAAAAAAGGTCATTACATTGTCGTCGAAAAAGGAAAGCTGGTTTCCATCAATACCCTTCCAGAACGCTACTGAAATTCCCGTCTGTCATCTCCTCCGGTTATTGCCGGGGGGGATTTTTGTGCGTCCTGCCCTCTATTCAGAACCTCATCTTCCGGCTGTGGCGGAATTTTTCCTTGAGAATAGTCCAATTGCTGCTCTTTCACGGCCTGCATAAAACGTTCCTGCAACGAAGGCGTATGCACTTCTTCATGCCTGTCGGACAGAGGCTGCTCGAGGGGTATCCCGTCCGGCGCCTGTTGCCAGTCGGCGTCGTTGTCCATGATCGGGCTCTCTTCCGGCGCCGGAAGCGGCGCCACCGGCAGCGGTTTTGGCTTCGGCTGCGGGAAGGGTTTAGACACATAGACGTAGTGCATGTCCGAAAGCTGTGTTTCCGGTTTAACCACCTTCACCGGTTTGGCGGCGGGAGCCGGATGACGCAGATCCCGCAGCAGATGGGCATATACCCCAACCGCGAGCATGGCGCACAGGCAAATCAGGCTGGCCAGCAGCCCGTTCAGCACCTTTTTCATTGAGGGCAGGCGGTAGGAGAACCAGACCGCCTCCCCGGTGGTGTAACTGCGCTGGGCAGCCAGACATATTGTAGACATCAGTGCGTTTCTCCCTGCGTCAGCGGTGTCACAATGGCGGGGGTGGTATTGTTAACGCGCATCAACTGCATCAGGGTCTCTTTCCCCGGCAGACCGTCGACGTGCAAATGCATTTTTTGCTGAAATTCCCGGGTACGGTTCACCAGGGTCTGGGTCCATGTATGGGCGTGCGTTTCCGGTTGATGCAGCGCCAGGCTCAGTTGAGTATCGACCCAGTCGAGATCCTGTTTATCACTGCCCGCGCCTACGGCCTCTTTTCCACCAGGCGTCAGGCGGTGCAGCAGGGTATAGTTGCCGGTAGCATGCTGAGTAAACCAGTTCCGGCTCACCTGCCAGGTACGGTTGTTCATCAGCAGATCGAGAGAGTCTTTCCCCACCCGCGCCACCACGGCATAGTTCAGATGATCCCCGGTCTTCAGCTCGCTGATCCACGGATAGCCTTCCTGCTCCAGCGTCATTAACGGCGCGCTGCCCTGTTTGCACTGCAAATTGACCCGGCCAGCGTTCTGGCAAAGCGCTTCATCGGCAGAGGTATCGTATCCCCACATGGTATACAGCTGGTGCATGGCATCCGGTTGATTCACCACCTCGCGCTCGATCGCGGGCTGTACCGG contains the following coding sequences:
- the artP gene encoding arginine ABC transporter ATP-binding protein ArtP codes for the protein MSIQLNGINCFYGAHQALFDITLNCPEGETLVLLGPSGAGKSSLLRVLNLLEMPRSGTLDIAGNHFNFAKAPSEKAIRDLRQNVGMVFQQYNLWPHLTVQQNLIEAPCRVLGLSKEQALARAEKLLERLRLKPYSDRYPLHLSGGQQQRVAIARALMMEPAVLLFDEPTAALDPEITAQIVSIIRELAETNITQVIVTHEVEVARKTASRVVYMENGHIVEQGDARCFAEPQTDAFRNYLSH
- a CDS encoding heavy metal-binding domain-containing protein, which gives rise to MQFSTTPTLEGQPISEYCGVVTGEAILGANVFRDFFAGIRDIVGGRSGAYEKELRKAREIAFKEMGEQAKAMGADAVVGIDIDYETVGKDASMLMVSVSGTAVKTRR
- a CDS encoding helix-turn-helix domain-containing protein gives rise to the protein MLSIYSKNSRPQQAMEAIVAATAGCPEKTLKKWQKIVTADPDHIHIVVSGEVEIRRNSDELSMFIMRQSGFLGVSAIYSNACHMYGLARTTTVIRTIKKTEFERLITENNLWAEFTQVLVWYISILSKRDDVLVARSAYSVVREFLLEINDLIVQHKRDVNVYDYIQEYTNLARSTIIKILSDLKKGHYIVVEKGKLVSINTLPERY
- a CDS encoding lipoprotein translates to MRYSALTLLVPCALLLSACTTPVTPAFKDIGTRSGSCVTGGPDAVAQQFYDYRITHRSNDFTALRPYLSDNLAQLLSDASRDPQHSNLLKDDPFSSRTTAPEKAEVSSASTIPNTDARNIPLRVKLTQGSQTWQDEVLMIREGQCWAIDDVRYLGGSVHAPAGTLRQSIENR
- a CDS encoding N-acetylmuramoyl-L-alanine amidase, producing MKPLFAPVLLALLLAGCAAEKGVVEKTAYELDTRRQAQAAYPRIKVLVIHYTADDFDSSLATLTDKNVSSHYLIPAIPPRHNGKPRIWQLVPERDLAWHAGVSFWRGATRINDTSIGIELENRGWQKTDGQKRFVPFEPAQIAALIPLAKDIIQRYDIKPQNVVAHADIAPQRKDDPGPLFPWQALAQQGIGAWPDPARVAFYLNGHPPYQPVETSALLDLLARYGYQVPEDISPAQQKRVIMAFQMHFRPQRWNGIADRETMAIAEALLEKYGAG